A window from Mus caroli chromosome 2, CAROLI_EIJ_v1.1, whole genome shotgun sequence encodes these proteins:
- the Ucma gene encoding unique cartilage matrix-associated protein isoform X1, protein MSWRRVILLSSLSALALLCMLQEGTSASVGNRQAAAEGVQEGVKQKIFMQESDASNFLKKRGKRSPKSRDEVNAENRQKLRDDELRREYYEEQRNEFENFVEEQRDEQEERTREAVEQWRQWHYDGLYPSYLYNRQNI, encoded by the exons ATGTCCTGGAGACGGGTCATTCTCCTGTCATCGCTCTCGGCCCTGGCGCTCCTGTGTA TGCTACAGGAGGGGACCAGCGCTTCTGTGGGGAACAGGCAGGCAGCTGCAGAGGGGGTGCAGGAAG gTGTGAAACAGAAGATTTTCATGCAAGAATCTGATGCCTCCAATTTCCTCAAGAAGCGTGGCAAGCGGTCTCCTAAGTCCCGAGATGAAGTTAATG CGGAAAACAGACAGAAGCTGCGGGATGATGAGCTGCGAAGGGAGTATTACGAGGAGCAAAGGAACGAGTTTGAGAACTTCGTGGAGGAACAGCGAGATG agcaggaagagaggacCAGGGAGGCTGTGGAGCAGTGGCGTCAGTGGCATTATGATGGCCTGTATCCTTCCTACCTCTACAACCGCCAAAACATCTGA
- the Ucma gene encoding unique cartilage matrix-associated protein isoform X3, translated as MSWRRVILLSSLSALALLCMLQEGTSASVGNRQAAAEGVQEGVKQKIFMQESDASNFLKKRGKRSPKSRDEVNEQEERTREAVEQWRQWHYDGLYPSYLYNRQNI; from the exons ATGTCCTGGAGACGGGTCATTCTCCTGTCATCGCTCTCGGCCCTGGCGCTCCTGTGTA TGCTACAGGAGGGGACCAGCGCTTCTGTGGGGAACAGGCAGGCAGCTGCAGAGGGGGTGCAGGAAG gTGTGAAACAGAAGATTTTCATGCAAGAATCTGATGCCTCCAATTTCCTCAAGAAGCGTGGCAAGCGGTCTCCTAAGTCCCGAGATGAAGTTAATG agcaggaagagaggacCAGGGAGGCTGTGGAGCAGTGGCGTCAGTGGCATTATGATGGCCTGTATCCTTCCTACCTCTACAACCGCCAAAACATCTGA
- the Ucma gene encoding unique cartilage matrix-associated protein isoform X5: MSWRRVILLSSLSALALLCSVKQKIFMQESDASNFLKKRGKRSPKSRDEVNEQEERTREAVEQWRQWHYDGLYPSYLYNRQNI; the protein is encoded by the exons ATGTCCTGGAGACGGGTCATTCTCCTGTCATCGCTCTCGGCCCTGGCGCTCCTGTGTA gTGTGAAACAGAAGATTTTCATGCAAGAATCTGATGCCTCCAATTTCCTCAAGAAGCGTGGCAAGCGGTCTCCTAAGTCCCGAGATGAAGTTAATG agcaggaagagaggacCAGGGAGGCTGTGGAGCAGTGGCGTCAGTGGCATTATGATGGCCTGTATCCTTCCTACCTCTACAACCGCCAAAACATCTGA
- the Ucma gene encoding unique cartilage matrix-associated protein isoform X4 — translation MSWRRVILLSSLSALALLCMLQEGTSASVGNRQAAAEGVQEAENRQKLRDDELRREYYEEQRNEFENFVEEQRDEQEERTREAVEQWRQWHYDGLYPSYLYNRQNI, via the exons ATGTCCTGGAGACGGGTCATTCTCCTGTCATCGCTCTCGGCCCTGGCGCTCCTGTGTA TGCTACAGGAGGGGACCAGCGCTTCTGTGGGGAACAGGCAGGCAGCTGCAGAGGGGGTGCAGGAAG CGGAAAACAGACAGAAGCTGCGGGATGATGAGCTGCGAAGGGAGTATTACGAGGAGCAAAGGAACGAGTTTGAGAACTTCGTGGAGGAACAGCGAGATG agcaggaagagaggacCAGGGAGGCTGTGGAGCAGTGGCGTCAGTGGCATTATGATGGCCTGTATCCTTCCTACCTCTACAACCGCCAAAACATCTGA
- the Ucma gene encoding unique cartilage matrix-associated protein isoform X2 yields MSWRRVILLSSLSALALLCSVKQKIFMQESDASNFLKKRGKRSPKSRDEVNAENRQKLRDDELRREYYEEQRNEFENFVEEQRDEQEERTREAVEQWRQWHYDGLYPSYLYNRQNI; encoded by the exons ATGTCCTGGAGACGGGTCATTCTCCTGTCATCGCTCTCGGCCCTGGCGCTCCTGTGTA gTGTGAAACAGAAGATTTTCATGCAAGAATCTGATGCCTCCAATTTCCTCAAGAAGCGTGGCAAGCGGTCTCCTAAGTCCCGAGATGAAGTTAATG CGGAAAACAGACAGAAGCTGCGGGATGATGAGCTGCGAAGGGAGTATTACGAGGAGCAAAGGAACGAGTTTGAGAACTTCGTGGAGGAACAGCGAGATG agcaggaagagaggacCAGGGAGGCTGTGGAGCAGTGGCGTCAGTGGCATTATGATGGCCTGTATCCTTCCTACCTCTACAACCGCCAAAACATCTGA